The following is a genomic window from Pseudomonas lurida.
GATGAGCAGCCAGTTCCTCAATGATTTGTACGGTGCCGACGTCGACACCAGCCTGATGTTTTCCGACCAGGCCCGCCACACCACCGTCACCCCTCGGCTGGCCCTGGCGCGCGCTTGAAACCCTACTCACGACCCACAGGAATCCCGTCCATGTTCAACCGTATCGGCCACGTGTTTCTGTCTGCCGTGCTGCTGGCCAGCGTCGCCATGGGCAATGCCCAGGCCGCCGACAAAGCCATCAACTTCGGCATCATGTCCACCGAGTCCTCGCAGAACCTCAAGAGCATCTGGCAGCCGTTCCTGGATGACATGCACAAGAAGACCGGCCTGACCATCAACGCCACGTTCGCCTCTGACTACGCTGGCCTGATCCAGGGCATGCGTTTCAACAAAGTCGACGTGGCCTGGCTCGGCAACAAGGCGGCGATGGAGGCGGTGGACCGTTCCAACGGCGAGATCTTCGCCCAGACCGCCGCCGCCAACGGTGCTGCCGGTTACTGGAGCGTGCTGATCGTGCGCAAGGACAGCCCGATCAACAACGTCGAAGACATGCTCAAGAACGCCAAGAACCTGACCTTCGGCAACGGCGACCCGAACTCCACCTCGGGCTACCTGGTGCCGGGCTACTACGTGTTCGCCAAGAACAATGTGGATGCCGCCACGGCGTTCAAACGCACGCTGAACTCCAGCCATGAAGTCAACGCGTTGAGTGTGGCCAAGGGGCAGTTGGACGTGGCCACCTTCAACACCGAGAGTTGGGACCGTCTTGAGGTCACCCAGCCTGACAAGGCCGCCATGCTCAAGGTGATCTGGAAATCGCCATTGATCCCTGCCGACCCGATGGTGTGGAGCAAGGCGCTGAGCGACAGCGAGAAGACCAAGATCCGCGACTTCTTCGCCCACTACGGCGACACCGATGAAGAGAAGGCCGTGCTCAAGAACATGCAACTGGGCAAATTCCTCGCTTCCAACGACGACCAGCTGTTGCCAATCCGCCAACTGGAGCTGTTCAAGCAGCGCACCACCATCAGCGCCGACGACAAGCTGGAAGCGGCTGACAAGGCCAAGAAGCTCGCCGACATCGATGCCGACCTGGCCAAGCTGCAACAGCGCATCTCCGAGCTGGACAAAAAGACCGCAGCCAACGGCTAACCCCCGGGGGAGCGGGCTTGCCCGCGATTGCGGTGCATCAGCCAACACCTGTGTACCTGGCAGACCGCTATCGCAGGCAAGCCGCTCCCACACTGAGATTAAGGCGATCCAATGACTACCTTGCACGCTGAAGCCGTCGGCAAACGCACTTGGCCGCAGTACCTTGGCTGGGGCCTGTTCCTGGTCCTGCTGGCCTGGGCCTGGCATGGCGCTGAGATGAACCCGCTGGCGTTGTACCGCGATTCCGGAAACATGGCGACCTTCGCCGCCGACTTCTTCCCGCCGGATTTCCACGAATGGCGCGCCTACCTCAAGGAGATGATCGTCACCGTGCAAATCGCCCTCTGGGGCACGGTGCTGGCCATCGTCTGCTCGGTGCCGCTGGGCATCTTGTGCGCCGACAACATCACCCCATGGTGGATCCACCAACCGCTGCGCCGCGTGATGGACGCCTTCCGTTCCATCAACGAAATGGTCTTCGCGATGTTGTTCGTGGTCGCCGTCGGCCTTGGTCCCTTTGCCGGGGTATTGGCCCTGTGGATCAGCACCACCGGCGTGCTTGCCAAGCTGTTTGCCGAAGCCGTCGAGGCCATCGACCCAGGCCCGGTGGAAGGCGTACGTGCCACCGGCGCGAGTGCCTTGCAGGAAGTGATCTACGGTGTGATCCCCCAGGTGATGCCGCTGTGGGTGAGCTACGCGCTGTACCGCTTCGAAGCCAACGTACGTTCGGCCACGGTGGTGGGCATGGTCGGCGCGGGCGGGATCGGCGTGATCCTGTGGGAAAACATCCGCGCTTTCCAGTTCGTCCAAACCTGCGCGGTGCTGCTGGTGATCATCGTGGTGGTGAGCTTGATCGACGTGCTGTCCCAACGCCTGCGCAAGCGGTTCATCTGACATCGGAGGGGTGCCCGCGCGGCGCTTTTTTTAAACATGCAGTTGTCTAGACAAGATGAGCCGGTGTACCGCGAACTCGCGGATATCCTGCGCCGTGAACTGAGCAGCTACCAGGCCGGCGACTTCCTGCCCGGCGAAGTGCACATGGCCGAGCGCTTTGGCGTCAACCGCCATACCTTGCGCCGCGCCATCGACGAGTTGGTGTTCGAAGGCAGCCTGTTGCGTCGCCAGGGCAAGGGCACCCAGGTGCTCGACCGCCCCCTGATTTACGCGATGGGCGCCGAGACCTCCTACAGCCAGTCATTGTCCGCCCAGGGCGTGGGTGTGCAGGCCGTGTTGCTCAAGCGCCGCTATTGCTACGCCAGTCGCGACGAAGCGCAGCACCTGGGCATTGCCGAGATGGCGCCCATGATCGAGCTGCAAACCCTGCGCAAGCTCGACCACCAGCCCGTCAGCCTGATCCGCCATCGTTACTGCGCCAGCCGTGCGCCGCTGCTGGCCGACTACAACGGTGGTTCCTTGCGCCAGTACTTGCGTG
Proteins encoded in this region:
- the phnD gene encoding phosphonate ABC transporter substrate-binding protein, which codes for MFNRIGHVFLSAVLLASVAMGNAQAADKAINFGIMSTESSQNLKSIWQPFLDDMHKKTGLTINATFASDYAGLIQGMRFNKVDVAWLGNKAAMEAVDRSNGEIFAQTAAANGAAGYWSVLIVRKDSPINNVEDMLKNAKNLTFGNGDPNSTSGYLVPGYYVFAKNNVDAATAFKRTLNSSHEVNALSVAKGQLDVATFNTESWDRLEVTQPDKAAMLKVIWKSPLIPADPMVWSKALSDSEKTKIRDFFAHYGDTDEEKAVLKNMQLGKFLASNDDQLLPIRQLELFKQRTTISADDKLEAADKAKKLADIDADLAKLQQRISELDKKTAANG
- the phnE gene encoding phosphonate ABC transporter, permease protein PhnE, encoding MTTLHAEAVGKRTWPQYLGWGLFLVLLAWAWHGAEMNPLALYRDSGNMATFAADFFPPDFHEWRAYLKEMIVTVQIALWGTVLAIVCSVPLGILCADNITPWWIHQPLRRVMDAFRSINEMVFAMLFVVAVGLGPFAGVLALWISTTGVLAKLFAEAVEAIDPGPVEGVRATGASALQEVIYGVIPQVMPLWVSYALYRFEANVRSATVVGMVGAGGIGVILWENIRAFQFVQTCAVLLVIIVVVSLIDVLSQRLRKRFI
- the phnF gene encoding phosphonate metabolism transcriptional regulator PhnF — its product is MQLSRQDEPVYRELADILRRELSSYQAGDFLPGEVHMAERFGVNRHTLRRAIDELVFEGSLLRRQGKGTQVLDRPLIYAMGAETSYSQSLSAQGVGVQAVLLKRRYCYASRDEAQHLGIAEMAPMIELQTLRKLDHQPVSLIRHRYCASRAPLLADYNGGSLRQYLRERDLPLTRTQSLIGARLPNRDEAALLLMPRHLPALTVFTLSCDHDGRPVELAQSTSRSDRFQYQVVT